The genomic window TCCTCGGCGTCATCGACCACGTCTGCCGCGAGTACGCTGGCTGACGTAgccacggcggccagctACGCGGGCGGATTCAACACGCCGGGCCTTCCTTATTCCTCAacgacgagcagcagcctctCCAGCCACCACTCGTCATCGTCCCGCTCCAACTCGGACACCTACTCCGCACACGATGGCATCTTCAGCGAGCAGGAGCGCAACAGCATCCAGAGCCAGGGCCCCGGCTTCGAGATGAGCTCGTACACGGCCTCGCCTCGGCGCAGCTCGCTgaacggcggcggtgccgggggcccagccgccggctcgggcagcagcagtcaCACATACGTCCCCGGCGagagcgccagcgcggcggccgcgcatCATCATCACCTGCCCGGGCCTTACATGGACGATGCTGCGGCCCCGTCGGGCCTCGATCTGATGgcccaccgccgcggccaggccgccgatTCGGGaagcggcagcgccagccaTGCCGCCCACGCGGAGGACCGGCAGGTTGCCGTGGCCAGCCGCCACTGAGAAAAAacgaaaaagaaaagaaaccATGGGACTTGGCGAGTGGCGGCCCACTAGGAAGGAGTCTTCGGATGCGTCCACGGACGCCGCTAAGAACGCTGCGAATGCGGGATGGGGAAAAGCTACCCGGTCGACCAAGGGGCCGAGTTGCAGCCCTTGAAATCTGGTCCCCGTTGGTACGGGACCGGGTTGCATTCCCGGCATGACAGGGACTTCTCGGCTTCTGCAATAACATTCAGTCGGATTCGCCCGTCGATCGAAGCTGGAGCGACACGATCATCAGACGGGCCGGCCGTCAGACGCACCGTTGAGACTCAGCAGCCCCTGACGCAAGCTGCGTGGCGTCGACGTGGCTGGCGTGGGCGATTACGCAACGCTTGGGCCCGCCCTGACCGACCATCAGGTTTCTTCTTCGGTTTCAACTAATTGTACTGGTCATAGACGTTCTTTGATTATCTGCTGGTCTAAGTGTGCATGCATGTCTGCGGTATTGAAACACTGGGGCGGCGTTTtgagtattccgtacagtaaCTACCTACCTCTAATCAGTACAGGCTTTCTTCCAGCTGGCCGTCCTTGGCTGAGATCTTGGAGTACCGAGTCTGTTGTGCTTTTGTACTTACAGAACTAAACCGAGCCGAAATTCAGAATCCATCATCCCGCGTGGCCAGGTACGACTCCGGGCAAGCCGAGGACTGCCGTTCCATATGACGAGCCAGCGTGCTTTTCTTCTGTGTCAGCCAGCGCCGTCCTCAGCTGCCACGAGTGGCATGCTGGCCGGCCCAGGCCAGGGCGGCTCACGGCTCAGATGCCTGCTCCTTTCGCCTTGTTGTCGGGTTGACTTGTGGTTCCCAACTCGAACAGAGCCGAGGGTGATGAAACAAACGTGCAGGTCCGAGGTCAATCCACAATCTGCCGTAACGCACTAAAAAGGCGGTGTGGTCAGGAATTCAGACTGTCACCCCGAGTTCTCCCGCCTCGGACGTCTTGAAAGACACGATGTGCGCGATGCCCCCGGCGTTCCAGATCAGCCCGCAAGTTGCCCGCTTTTGCTGGCAGGTCTTGCAGTTGGACAGCGCCCCGGAGTTCCCGGACGCTGAGCTGCTCCGCGCCGAAGACGTACAGGAGGCCATCTACGAGCGCGTATTTGACGATGCCGTCGCCTTGCCTCTTCCGCGGCGGTACCAGCTGCGAATTTTGACGGAGCTGATCGCCAGGATTGAGTCTGCCATCGAGGACTGGGACAAGCATGTAAGGGATGAGCTTGGGTGGCACTATGCCAGAGGCCAGACAATTGACCGCTGCAGGGCATCGCGGACAGCCTCACGTCGGCATTGTCGCGGTTGCTTTCACAGCCACTGCCGTCCGAGATGGAAGCCGCGCAGCAGAGATCCTATGTGACTTACCATCTCTCGCTTCTTCAAGCACCCATTGACAACCCGCACATCACCCTCTTGGAAGCTCGCTCCCTCATCGCCGCGTCGGGAACTACCGGATTGCGCACctgggaggcggcgctgcaTCTCGGGCAGTATCTCTGCGTCAACCCTTCCCTTGTCAGGGACAAACGCATCCTCGAGCTGGGCACGGGAACGGGTTATCTCGCGGTGCTGTGCGCCAAGTATCTCGGCGCAGAGCATGTCATCGCATCGGATGGATCCGGCGAGGTTGTCAACAAGCTGGCCGACAGCTTCTTCCTCAACGGCCTCCAGGGATCCGACAGGGTCTCAGCAACGGAACTGAAATGGGGCCATGCTCTCCTAGGCACGGAAGAGGACGCATGGAACGGAGGCAGGCATGTGGACATGGTGCTCGGCGCGGACATCACCTACGACGTGAGCGTGATTCCGGCTCTGGTCGCGACGCTGCAGGAGCTGGCACGCCTTTTCCCGGGCATTTCCATCCTGATTGCCGCGACGGAGCGGAACAGGGCGACCTTTGAGAACTTCTTGGACGTCTGCGGAAAACGAGGCTTCGCTTTGGCCAACGAGCCGTTCCCGGtgccgccgaggaaggcgCAGAACGGGCCGTTCTACAATGATCAGAGTCCCATACACATCTGCAAATTGAAATCCAAATGGTGAGATCTTGTGCTGCAAGTGGGTGCAAAGTCCCACACAAAACGAATGGAGAATTGGGGGGCGACTGTGTTTGGTGCGGGGTCACACCAGATGTCGGATGGATTACGCCTCAAATTTGCGGCCACAACTTTCTGATTAGGGCTTGCGCCCAACCAACTAACCGACCCGGGACCGGAATTTTTCGAGCTCCACCCTGGCGCAGCACCCTGCCCTGCAAAATTCACCACGGCAGGAAAATCCCACTTCGAAACCTCCCGGTCTTGCGAACCAGGAAGTTATCGCCAAACATCGACCGCCATCCAACCGCCAAGATGGCCGACTCCGACTCCCCGGTCACGCTGCGTACGCGCAAGTTCATCCGCAACCCTCTGCTCGGTCGCAAGCAGATGGTCGTGTGAGTCTCTCCCCCCGGCATCTCGCGCTACCCGTCGCCCCGTCCCGTCCGTCGCCATATCCATCCATCGCTCGACAAGCTATGTCGATGAATCTCCCACCGAGGCCGATTGCAATGGGCTGGATCTTGGTCCAATGGAGTGCATGGGGAATTGGGTCGCCCGATTGCTGGCCGTTGAACGTGGGGCTGACGTTCGCTCTTTGTGCGCCTGCAGTGACATCCTCCACCCGAACCGCGCCAACATCTCcaaggaggagctccgcGAGAAGCTCGCCGGCATGTACAAGGCCCAGAAGGACCAGGTCAGCGTGTTCGGTCTCCGGACCCAGTTCGGTGGCGGCAAGACCACCGGCTTCGCCCTCATCTACGACTCGCCCGAGGCCATGAAGAAGTTCGAGCCCCACTACAGGCTGGTCCGCGTCGGCCTGGCAACCAAGGTCGAGAGGCCGAGCAGACAGCAGCGTACGTTGCCCCCAGCCACGGTGCAGGCAGTTAACGGGTCGACGAGAGGGGTGAccgtggtggaggtggaaaTTCCGTGGCTGACCCTCGTCGTCCCAATACAGGCAAGCAGCGCAAGAACCGGCAGAAGACCCTGCGGGGCACAGCGAAGGTCAAGGGCGCGAAGTCGAAGAAGGAGAAATAAACGGTTGGCGTTTCTTTTTGGCGTCGTCTGCGATACCGGGTTTCATCTGGGCGGGAACGGACGATGGCTGTGGCTTTGTGCATTACCCTGGACTGCTTGTTGCATCCGGCAAGTTTGACGCCGTAACTATGCAACCGGAATTCATGACGGTGGCGTGATGGTCGGGGCTTCGATGATTCTGGCAGAACCATAGCATTCTCAATACAGGGCGTCGTCGGTTACCAACTCGCGGGGAATTCATCTCGGGCATGGATGGGCACGGCAACATCACATCTTCCGCCGTGGAATGGGACCGCCTTGTTTCCACCTGTCAAGAGAGCAGCTACAGTGGTGCGAAGGATGGGGAGACGCGTCCGCTGTGACATCTTGACGCTTCACTTGCCTCGGCCGCCCACCTCAAAACGCCAGTCGGAAACGACGCCTGCTCAAGACCACACCGACGCCGCGTCACCGCCGAGAAACACCATCTCCCTCCGCCTATCGTCTACGGTAACGAGTCCGAGCCGGCCCACCAACTTTTACATCTGGAGACCGTGAGGAGAATCAATCCGCCGCTCGGGGCTGACTGCCGCGAAACCCGAGACGACGCACTGGGTTCTTGCTGCGGTCCAATAACACGGCCAACTTCGATATCTGATGGGCCCGCAGCCATGCTTGGTGTTTCCACACACCCAACGGAAGACCTGATGCTTTGTCGTCCAACCTGCACGGCATCATCACCGCAGCGGTCAGTCTCTCAATGTAACGGGCCACTTAGGTCACTACCAACCCACTACTGCCTTGTGATTACCACTTCCCGGGGACGGTGTGTTGCTGCGCGTTGTCATCACAAGCTGTCTTGGCAACACGCTGGTCTGGTCTTGTTCAACCCGAGCGCGTTACCCATGTCGGCGAGTTAGAGGACATTCCACATGTGGGCAGCGTGCGGGAATAGCACAACTAGCCAAGCAGAGTCCGTGGTGAGAGACAATCTTGCTCAGGAGCAGGGTTCTTAGGAATgagcgagggcgacgacggtGAAGATAAACCTGGGAGAAGACGAGGGCGGAAAAGCTCAGCCAACGTCTAAACCAGTTGAACCCTGAACACTACTCCGTATGATACCGGGCTGCTTAAGTGACGAACCTAGAGGGGAAGGCCGTGGCGGTACTCAGGTATAGAGGAATGAATTTTGAAGGCCGCCAGAACGTCAGCCGAGAGAACCCCATCCGCAGACGCTGAGGCGAATGGTCCTAGGGCTATTGGATGTCATTCATCCACAACCGGAATATGTATGAGCCTCAGCGGCTGTTCTCATCAACCTCCAACTGGATGTGGTGTACTGACGGCTTGGAAGTAAGTGTGCCACTATGTATGCCTGGGCCTTCCAGAGTGCATTCATCCCAAGCGGTCCACCGACCAGCATGTCCATCGCTATTGTGAGGACGTGCCTCCATCATGAGCATTTGTGATGTACCTCGATTTTGGCTGGGGATGTCTCGAGTTGAAGGTAATCTCCAACCACTTCGAGACCGAGGCCAGCGCACATCAAGACCCCAACCGACAAAGCCACGCGCTGGTATCAAAGGGGCATGGCGGGCTGCCAACGAGATTACCTGCACTACTCAAATCCATTTCCTGACATACGAGGAAGGGATCTCACAAGAGGCATAACACTGATTGAATTACGAATGATTTAGACTTCCATCGTTGCAGCAACATACACTTCAAGTCAGGCATCCGGTCTGCGAAGGGCCGAGCAAGGCACACCAGACCCGGATTCACGGAGCTATAATACAATGACCAGCTTCTCACAAGCGAATTTCTAAGCCGACGAATGCAACGACTAACCCCAAGCCCCGCTAAAAGATTTTCGACATCACCTTGCTCTTTGCCCGCAGCAACGAGTTCAGCGCACCATTCTGCTTTGCCTGCGAGGCAGTGCCCGCCTTCAAGGGCTGGGCATCCGGCACctccgggggcggcggcggcttttTACCTTctccgcggcgagggcgcgccTTCTTGACCCAGCCCGGACCGCTCGGCAGGTCCGGGTCTTCGTACGTCTCGTCGAGGCTGTCTTCCGCGTAGTATTCTTCCACCTCAGGCTCCGGGCTGCTGGACAGGAGCGACACGACTTGGGAACCCTCGGGGATGACGAACGGCGAGCTGGCGTGCCGTGCCAATCTGCCCGCGTTGGTACGAGCAGGACGAGCCGAACTGTGACCTGGGGAGGCACGCTCGGCCTTGATGCGTGGCCCAATACTGACCAAGTCCGAGGCCCCAGTCCGCTGGGTCGGCCGcttcggcgacggcctcTCGACGGGCTTGACCACCAATTCCCGGGCCAGTCTGGAATCTCGTGGCTGCACCCGCTGGTTCTCATCCTGGTCGGAGACGTCAGAGTCTTCAAGACGCCGCATGGCTTCCTCGTACTCCGGATTGGACGCAGCAGCCGGCTTCCGGGCCTTGATAGCCGCCACGACAGCACGGTTGCTTGGGGATCGAGGCCCCTGAGTTGAGCCTGATGCCCACAAATCGCTCAGAGAGAGTCCGGAGCCGTCGGACGACTCCGACTCTGACTCCTCCTCCCTGTCATGCTTGGGCTGCTTGCTTGCCCTGCCGTGCTCGTTTTCACTGTCGTTACGCAGCGTAGAGCGAGAGACAGAGACAGAACCGTCAGGGCCGTGGAAAGAGTCATCGCCCAATTCAATGGAGAAGTCGGGATCGACCTGCCGCCCGCTGTGGAGGCTATCTGCTTCAGAGGGCGGGAGACCCAGGTGGGGAGAGACGACCGGTGCTCTCTCAGACGGCTCCGAAACTGGATCCGAGAAACCGTGGAAAGGCTCCAGGTAGATCGGCTGGGAGTCAAGATTGTTTGATGTCGCCTGAGCGTGTGACCCCGGGCTGCTTTGACTCCGAGCCTGCGAAGCTTCTGACGGCAAGGTGGCACCTTCCTCTGCCATTTCCTCTAATTGCCGCGTCGGGCTGCTGAGGTCTAAGCCAGCATGGTTGGAAACCGAGGGGTCGATCTCCTTCCTGAAGCCGGCTTCATGAATGAGGAGACTGATCTCATGCCGCCGCTTTTCTGAGATGGGAATGTCGACGGGCTTTTGTCCGGCAGGAGGCTCAGAGCTCTGGCGTCCACCATTAGCGGCCGGGCTGTCGACGTCCACCTCCCCAGGGCATCTCCCGGGTCCAGAAGTTTCGACTTCGCCTTCTGCTTGATCCAGCGTAGCAGATGGTACTGCCTCGCAAGACGGCGTTTCTAGCGTTTCCTTTGAATCCGCATTTTGAGGCCTCTCCCTCCTCTCGGCGTCAGCTGGTGGCTGTCCACATGATGAGGCCCCAACATCCTGGGGAGCAGGTCGCAAGATGCGCGGCTCGATCATATCTGCAGGACCCAGGACCCGGTatccctccgccgcggcctcttcgtcctcgtcttccaTGCCGGGCAACTCAAACTTGTCATAAACGCGGTTCCCCTCATCGTCGTAAACCTTTTCGTTGCGGTCCAGGTTGCGATCTCGTTTGGCAAGACGAACCTTTAGGGCATTGTCTTCCAGGACGTCGACCACAATCCCGGTGAGCGCCAATACCTGGGGCTGCCAGTTGGTGGCTTTGGACAGAACCCACTGTTTCCAGGTCACAACCATGCCCGACGCGGCCTCACCCGGTTCTAGGACAGGCAGAGAGGACAAATCGGCAGGAGGGGTTGGCAGGTCTTCATCCTCTtcatcctcgccgacggccgggTTTGATGCCCGATCCGGTTGCTTCGCGGTTTCCTCAGGTTCGTCGTCGTAGTTGAGCATTGTGTCCCCAAGACCAGTATCACCGTCGTGACCGGCATGAGACCACTCATGGTCGTTGTCGGCATCATAATCGCGGGCGCGTTTCCTCCTCTTGGCGCTTGACCGGCTTCCTTCATCCAAATACTCCGGTTGATTGCGCTGTTTCCGTTTGGAACGGCCGCCACGCAGATTCTTGCTGCCCTTGAAGTATTGGCATTGCTGCTGGGGATCCCAGCGCTGGACAAAAGGGAAAGGTGGTTCACTGAGCTCGACCCCTTCGTGGCAACATTCCACCGCGCGGTAATTAATCCTGTCCCGCCATGATTCCGGGCCTTCCTGCAAGTGTGGTTCATCTCTGGACCCCCGAGGTTGGTTGTCGATGGAGGGACCGAGACCGTGATTCAGCGATGGCTGAACGCCGTCAGCGTGAATACTGCGAACTTGGTCTTGATTCC from Thermothielavioides terrestris NRRL 8126 chromosome 1, complete sequence includes these protein-coding regions:
- a CDS encoding 40S ribosomal protein S24, translating into MADSDSPVTLRTRKFIRNPLLGRKQMVVDILHPNRANISKEELREKLAGMYKAQKDQVSVFGLRTQFGGGKTTGFALIYDSPEAMKKFEPHYRLVRVGLATKVERPSRQQRKQRKNRQKTLRGTAKVKGAKSKKEK